A single region of the Salvia splendens isolate huo1 chromosome 18, SspV2, whole genome shotgun sequence genome encodes:
- the LOC121776402 gene encoding latent-transforming growth factor beta-binding protein 2-like isoform X1 encodes MARAAFVAVIVILLYCQFATADTPPYNNINPIFDPCERVGVCGRGNCVHVTNNTLGFVCECESGWRQARLQEDAFFAFLPCVFPNCTLNYTCTDNNPPRSDDYDYQGRTNISYTDPCYTANCGGGRCNITSPFTRSCLCEDGFQNLLNSTTFPCYRQCAIGNECAGLGFSANTTVIDPFAPLSNNAARLMERVAFGCIFTVLIQAASNFYF; translated from the exons ATGGCTAGAGCTGCTTTTGTTGCAGTTATTGTGATCCTCCTATATTGCCAATTTGCAACTGCAGACACTCCCCCTTACAACAACATCAATCCCATTTTTGACCCTTGTGAAAGAGTTGGTGTGTGTGGGAGGGGAAACTGTGTGCATGTCACCAACAACACTCTTGGTTTTGTATGTGAATGCGAGTCTGGCTGGCGCCAGGCTCGCCTTCAGGAAGACGCCTTTTTCGCCTTCCTGCCTTGTGTCTTCCCTAATT gtACGCTTAACTATACGTGCACGGACAACAACCCGCCTCGTTCGGACGACTATGATTATCAGGGGCGGACTAACATATCATATACAGACC CTTGCTACACGGCCAATTGTGGAGGAGGAAGATGCAACATTACATCTCCTTTCACACGTAGCTGTTTATGCGAAGATGGTTTTCAAAATTTGCTCAATTCCACTACATTCCCATGCTACAGACAAT GTGCAATTGGAAATGAATGTGCTGGTTTGGGATTCAGCGCTAATACAACCGTCATAGATCCTTTTGCTCCTCTTTCTAACAACG CAGCGAGGTTGATGGAGAGAGTTGCATTTGGTTGCATCTTCACAGTGTTGATTCAAGCTGCGTCCAATTTCTACTTCTAA
- the LOC121776402 gene encoding latent-transforming growth factor beta-binding protein 2-like isoform X2: protein MARAAFVAVIVILLYCQFATADTPPYNNINPIFDPCERVGVCGRGNCVHVTNNTLGFVCECESGWRQARLQEDAFFAFLPCVFPNCTLNYTCTDNNPPRSDDYDYQGRTNISYTDPCYTANCGGGRCNITSPFTRSCLCEDGFQNLLNSTTFPCYRQCAIGNECAGLGFSANTTVIDPFAPLSNNARLMERVAFGCIFTVLIQAASNFYF, encoded by the exons ATGGCTAGAGCTGCTTTTGTTGCAGTTATTGTGATCCTCCTATATTGCCAATTTGCAACTGCAGACACTCCCCCTTACAACAACATCAATCCCATTTTTGACCCTTGTGAAAGAGTTGGTGTGTGTGGGAGGGGAAACTGTGTGCATGTCACCAACAACACTCTTGGTTTTGTATGTGAATGCGAGTCTGGCTGGCGCCAGGCTCGCCTTCAGGAAGACGCCTTTTTCGCCTTCCTGCCTTGTGTCTTCCCTAATT gtACGCTTAACTATACGTGCACGGACAACAACCCGCCTCGTTCGGACGACTATGATTATCAGGGGCGGACTAACATATCATATACAGACC CTTGCTACACGGCCAATTGTGGAGGAGGAAGATGCAACATTACATCTCCTTTCACACGTAGCTGTTTATGCGAAGATGGTTTTCAAAATTTGCTCAATTCCACTACATTCCCATGCTACAGACAAT GTGCAATTGGAAATGAATGTGCTGGTTTGGGATTCAGCGCTAATACAACCGTCATAGATCCTTTTGCTCCTCTTTCTAACAACG CGAGGTTGATGGAGAGAGTTGCATTTGGTTGCATCTTCACAGTGTTGATTCAAGCTGCGTCCAATTTCTACTTCTAA